In Chloroflexota bacterium, the following are encoded in one genomic region:
- a CDS encoding tyrosine-type recombinase/integrase, with translation MGSCTLSPTSSHSFRRTFADHKARAGIPLPDLMDWMGHKKLSTTQGYINPNAVNKRKLMEATSL, from the coding sequence ATGGGGAGTTGCACGCTTTCACCAACATCTTCGCACTCGTTCCGACGCACCTTCGCCGACCACAAAGCTCGAGCGGGGATCCCCTTGCCGGACCTGATGGACTGGATGGGCCACAAGAAGCTCTCGACGACCCAGGGGTACATCAACCCGAATGCGGTCAATAAGCGGAAGCTGATGGAGGCGACCAGTCTATGA
- a CDS encoding DegT/DnrJ/EryC1/StrS family aminotransferase has translation MRVPYAFLDQQFADPEPYFEEMRALVAQGAFTLGAPVEQFERQFAAYCGLPHAIGVASGTDALMLALQAVGVGHGDEVITVSATFIATVGAIASVGARPVFVDVDDGIVMDPNKIEVAITPKTRAILPVHWTGNMADMGRIAEVARRHGLPIVEDACHAIGGRIDGQAAGHIGDIACFSFHPVKHVNAWGDGGIIVTRSDELNASIRIARNYGLVDRDEAETFARNSRLHTLQVPVLRRQLETFEEVVARRNEIAARYDAAFAELGGAVRIPTRRPEVRHSYVIYVILTEQRDALLAHLRAHGVDARIHYPIPMHLTRAGRKLGHQEGDLPVSEAYARETITLPAHQYLDDGQVVHTIEAVRSFFA, from the coding sequence GTGCGCGTTCCCTACGCTTTCCTCGACCAGCAGTTTGCCGATCCAGAGCCGTACTTCGAGGAGATGCGCGCGCTGGTGGCCCAGGGCGCGTTCACGCTGGGCGCGCCCGTCGAGCAGTTCGAGCGGCAGTTCGCGGCCTACTGCGGGCTGCCGCATGCCATCGGCGTCGCGAGCGGCACGGACGCGCTGATGCTGGCGCTCCAGGCGGTCGGCGTCGGGCACGGCGACGAGGTCATCACCGTCTCGGCGACCTTCATCGCCACGGTCGGGGCGATCGCCTCGGTGGGGGCGCGGCCGGTCTTCGTGGACGTGGACGACGGCATCGTCATGGATCCGAACAAGATCGAGGTGGCCATCACGCCGAAGACCAGGGCGATCCTGCCCGTCCACTGGACCGGCAACATGGCCGACATGGGCCGGATCGCCGAGGTGGCGCGGCGGCACGGGCTGCCCATCGTCGAGGACGCCTGCCACGCCATCGGCGGGCGGATCGATGGGCAGGCGGCCGGCCACATCGGCGACATCGCTTGCTTCAGCTTCCACCCGGTCAAGCATGTCAACGCCTGGGGCGACGGCGGCATCATCGTCACCCGCTCTGACGAGTTGAATGCCAGCATCAGGATCGCCCGGAACTACGGGCTGGTGGACCGCGACGAGGCCGAGACGTTCGCGCGGAACTCGCGGCTGCACACGCTCCAGGTCCCCGTGCTGCGCCGCCAGTTGGAGACGTTTGAGGAGGTCGTGGCCCGCCGCAACGAGATCGCGGCCCGCTACGACGCGGCGTTCGCGGAGTTGGGCGGGGCCGTCCGCATCCCGACCCGCCGCCCAGAGGTGCGCCACAGCTACGTGATCTACGTCATCCTGACCGAGCAGCGCGACGCGCTGCTGGCCCATCTCCGCGCGCACGGCGTGGACGCCCGCATCCACTACCCGATCCCGATGCACCTGACACGGGCCGGCCGCAAGCTGGGCCACCAGGAGGGCGACCTGCCCGTCAGCGAGGCCTACGCCCGCGAGACGATCACGCTGCCGGCCCACCAGTATCTTGACGACGGACAGGTAGTCCACACCATCGAGGCCGTGCGGTCGTTCTTCGCCTAA
- a CDS encoding VTT domain-containing protein, which produces MSSAVAPAPDTRAATTLWVRVQRLLPLGLSLLITLTAAPIAIFITQETGELRRYGALAYPILFVLQTLFSATLFLPAPGMAIVAAAGTVLDPLWVGIIAGLGSATGELSGYVLGYYGRRAVPTDNSRVWRLAERAFRNWGFLSLILLAAIPNPVFDAMGILAGGLRYPLGRFWLATAAGKILKFLCTAYGGWFVSTWFRVAG; this is translated from the coding sequence GTGAGCTCTGCTGTTGCGCCAGCGCCCGATACCAGGGCTGCCACGACGCTGTGGGTGCGCGTCCAACGGTTGCTACCACTCGGCCTGAGCCTGCTCATCACGCTCACTGCCGCGCCCATCGCCATCTTCATCACCCAGGAGACGGGCGAGCTTCGGCGCTACGGCGCACTGGCCTACCCGATCCTCTTCGTGCTGCAGACGCTGTTCAGCGCCACCCTCTTCCTGCCCGCCCCCGGCATGGCCATCGTCGCGGCGGCCGGCACGGTTCTCGATCCGCTCTGGGTCGGCATCATCGCCGGTCTCGGCAGCGCCACCGGCGAGCTGAGCGGCTACGTGCTTGGCTACTACGGGCGGCGCGCCGTTCCGACCGACAACTCGCGGGTCTGGCGGCTGGCCGAGCGCGCCTTTCGCAACTGGGGATTCCTCTCGCTGATCCTGCTAGCGGCGATCCCCAACCCGGTTTTCGACGCAATGGGCATACTGGCCGGCGGCCTCCGCTACCCCCTCGGGCGCTTCTGGCTGGCGACCGCCGCCGGCAAAATCCTCAAGTTCCTCTGCACGGCCTACGGCGGCTGGTTCGTGAGCACCTGGTTCCGCGTCGCCGGCTGA
- a CDS encoding amidohydrolase, with translation MRDTARDEAGGIGTHSCRPEEGAPVTTEELKAAACAAIDARRDDLIGIAREIAGHPETGYREVKTAAVVSRAFRELGLEPREGLALTGVRADVPGGKDGPTVAVLGELDALGVPDNKAADPVTGAVHACGHNAQIASMLGAGIGLLAAGVMEQLAGNVVLFAVPAEEYVEIEYRLDLKKQGQIEFLGGKAELIKLGEFDDVDMAMMVHVTANASDGRVGLQSTNNGLVAKFVRFLGKAAHAGGAPERGINALNAASLALTAIHHQRETFRDQDHIRVHPILTRGGETVNIVPRVATMETFVRGATIEPIKDANTKVDRALRGAAMAVGAGVEITTLPGYLPLAPDAAMVALYGKNAEQLVDPKDINPDLGHRSGSTDMGDISQIMPAIHPYAGGAVGNGHGSDYEIVDYETAAIVPAKAMAMTVIDLLANGAAAGRKVLAEHTPAMTKQEYLDLLRGLESERLYQES, from the coding sequence ATGCGCGACACCGCTCGGGATGAGGCCGGTGGGATAGGCACTCATTCCTGTCGTCCTGAGGAGGGCGCCCCTGTGACCACCGAAGAGCTGAAGGCGGCTGCCTGCGCCGCCATCGACGCCCGTCGAGACGACCTGATCGGCATCGCCAGGGAGATCGCCGGGCACCCGGAGACGGGCTACCGCGAGGTCAAGACGGCGGCCGTCGTCTCCAGGGCCTTTCGCGAGCTTGGGCTGGAGCCGCGCGAAGGTCTGGCCCTGACCGGCGTCCGCGCCGACGTGCCCGGCGGCAAGGACGGCCCGACCGTCGCCGTGCTCGGGGAGCTGGACGCCCTCGGCGTGCCCGACAACAAGGCGGCAGACCCCGTCACGGGAGCCGTCCACGCCTGCGGCCACAACGCGCAGATCGCCAGCATGCTCGGGGCGGGGATCGGACTGCTGGCCGCCGGGGTGATGGAGCAGTTGGCGGGCAACGTCGTCCTGTTCGCCGTGCCGGCCGAAGAGTACGTCGAGATCGAATACCGCCTGGATCTGAAGAAGCAGGGCCAGATCGAGTTCCTGGGCGGGAAGGCTGAGCTGATCAAGCTCGGCGAGTTCGACGACGTCGACATGGCCATGATGGTGCATGTGACGGCGAACGCCAGCGACGGCCGCGTCGGTCTCCAGAGCACCAACAACGGGCTGGTCGCCAAGTTCGTGCGATTCCTGGGCAAGGCGGCGCACGCCGGCGGCGCACCAGAGCGCGGCATCAATGCCCTCAACGCCGCCTCGCTGGCCCTGACGGCGATCCACCACCAGCGGGAGACGTTCCGCGATCAGGACCATATTCGCGTCCACCCGATCCTCACGCGCGGCGGCGAGACCGTCAACATCGTGCCGCGCGTGGCGACGATGGAGACGTTCGTGCGCGGCGCAACCATCGAGCCGATCAAGGACGCCAACACGAAGGTGGATCGGGCGTTGCGCGGCGCAGCGATGGCCGTCGGCGCGGGGGTCGAGATCACCACGCTGCCGGGCTACCTCCCGCTCGCCCCAGACGCGGCGATGGTGGCGCTCTACGGCAAGAACGCTGAGCAGCTCGTCGATCCGAAGGACATCAACCCAGACCTCGGCCACCGCAGCGGCTCGACGGACATGGGCGATATCAGCCAGATCATGCCGGCGATCCATCCCTACGCCGGGGGAGCAGTCGGGAACGGCCACGGCTCAGACTACGAGATCGTGGACTACGAGACGGCGGCTATCGTGCCGGCCAAGGCGATGGCGATGACGGTCATCGACCTGCTGGCGAACGGCGCAGCGGCCGGCCGCAAGGTGCTGGCCGAGCACACGCCGGCGATGACCAAGCAGGAGTACCTGGATCTGCTGCGCGGGCTGGAGTCCGAGAGGCTGTACCAGGAGTCCTGA